The genomic region TCATGAATAATGACAGCAGCTTTTACAACAGTTTGTTACCAAGTGAGCAAATCATTATACTGGAGCATCAAGGAAACGGACATTATACCGGCTTTTTTGATAAAACTGAATTAAGCGGAATATATCAAATTCATTTTCTTTTAAAAGGAGAAATACCCGGTAACGGGACATTTATCCGAGAGAAATTAAAAACTGCCGTATTTGAATTCGGTCTAATGGATAATTCCGAAACAAACTATAATATTGATCTTACTCAAGGAGATAAATACCAAACAGCAATTATTACAATAAGGCCAAAAAACAAATTCGGAAATTATATGGGACCCGGTTATTTATCGCAAATAAAAATTAAACTTAACAAGAAACAAATCGTTATAAGAGATAAAGCTGATAATCTTAACGGAAGTTATATAAGAGATAAAGCAGATAATCTTGACGGAAGTTATACTTTTACTATTGTTAATATCCCTCTCGAAATCAATCCCAAAGATTTTAAAATATTTGTAAAAGGAGAGGAATTTATACCCGGATGTACACCGATAACTTTGTGGCATTTCATTATTTTAATTATAATCATTCTGATTCTGATAATAGTTTTAATAAAAAAAGTTACGAGTAAAAAAGTTAAAACTCTTATTTGGTTGATTTTAATATTATGGATATTATACATGATCTTACAGCATTTTAATATTTATTGTATGAATCTGTTTTAGAATCATAATTTACCGGAACACCGTGCCACGCTATGCGTGGCACGGTAAAAAAACAGAATAGCCGTATTTATTTACGATGTTTATTATACATACCGGTTCAAGGAGTTTATTAAAATTATAGGGTGCAGATATTTTCTGCACCCTATAATTTTGATTTGATACTGAATTATTGTTTAATCAAAAATTTATTGATTTTTTTACTTCTTAAATGAATAAAAGAATCAGAAAAACATGATAATAAAGAGACAGACATCCTGCCGGCCTGTCTCAACACAGAACAATTTATTTGCTAATTAAATCTTTTAATTCTTGAATTTGTCTTTCTAAATTTTCAATTTTATTATTTTGCTCTTCTATTTGAGTTTGCTGTTCTTTTATTCCGTTTATCAGCATAAAAGTTAATGCTGACGGATCAAAAGTGTAATACTCTTCACCATCCCATTCTACTCTGACAACCTTGCCGCTTTCATCTTCAATTTCAACTTTTTTAAAGGGTGTTAATTCAACTGTATAGGGTGCAATATCTTTAATATCTTGTGCAATAATACCAATATACTCTTTATTGCCGGAAACACCTGCTTTTTCGTTATATTTGAAAAATACCGGATTTATTTTTAAAATTTGATTAAGCCCGTCTTTATATTCTCTGATGTCTTTTTTTAATCTCTTATCTGATTGAACAGTCCAAGTTCCTGTACCTGTCTTATAACAAGCTCCGTCAACCTCAAGTACCTCTCTAATATATAAATCATCATCTGCCCCGGCATATCCCATAGTTGTAGTATTATCTCCTATAACATTAACAGATGCATTCATTATTCCGCCTCCGCAATTTATTACTCCATTTCCGCTTGCAGCATAAAAGTCACCACCACTCGCATAAACATTACCAACAACTTGTAACTTTTGGGTCGGCGCAGTTATTCCGATACCCACATCACCGTTAAAGCTTGCCGTACTTTTCACATACAATCTGCCGTCGGTAGTTAAACTCATTGCTCCGTCTGTTTGAGCATCACCGACATCACGCCATACCCACCCTCGATCAGCATCAGTATTCATTGTAAATGTCATTGCATAATCATTTAAATATCCCAATGACATTGCACTTCGCATACCTATAGTATAACTACTGGAGCCCCAAACTCTTAACTTATCATAATCATTACTGCTTTGTGTAATAATTCTCCTTACATCTGTAACATCATGCGCATTCATATCCAGATCTTGAGTTGCAGAATGATTACCCAAATTATCATTACCGAATGATGAAGTACCGACCCATGATACTGTTCCGCTTCCGTTCGTTTGTAAAACTTGTCCGATAGTTCCGTCAGCGTTCGGAAAAGTATAGGCATCATTAATATTTAAATAGCCGTCTTTATATAAGGTCATGGCATTGTGTGTGACCGTCTCTGAAGTTCCGTTACCGGCAACAAACAAAGGTTCTGCCGATTCCCATGAGGTTGTAGTGCCGGTTACAACATTAAATTGTCCTATAACTAATGAAGCATAAGATTGTGCAGTTGTACAGTATCCCATTGAAGTAACATTATATCCGGTTCCCTTATTTTCTTGGCCAAATACCGTTGAATAAAAACCGCTTGCTGTATTTTCTATGCCAAATACCGTTGATGCGTATCCGCTTGCAGTATCCAGTCTTCCAAATGCTGTTGAATATGAACCGCTTGCTTCATTAAATCTGCCGGCAGCAAATGATGAATAACCGGAAGCTGTACTTCCATATCCCATAGCAACAGAACGTGATCCGCTTGCTATAGAATAATATCCTGATGCAAAAGAATACCAACCGGAAGATACCAAGTTAGAACCTATTGCAACAGACCCTCTGTCTGTTGCTTTTGAAATATATCCTATAGCCACTGAGAAATCTCCTGATGAAGTGTCTTGTACTCCGATGGAAAATGCACCGTCCCCTGATGAAACCGTTCCGGATCCGAAAGCATATGAATATTCTCCTGTGGCTTTTGGTCTTTCGGTTAAACTACCGTTTAAAAGTTTACCCGGAGAACCGAATGCATAACTGTTATTTCCTTCAGCCGATGCCTCACCAAGTGCAAAAGCATCATTACCGGTTGCT from Bacteroidales bacterium harbors:
- a CDS encoding tail fiber domain-containing protein produces the protein TNEDSTRVYSRNGSTGVSGGFAVGRYGAAKGEADSLFFFTNIDSTRVYTDGGVALEASGGFAVGRYGAAKNVANTFFHTAEDSTRVYIPDSGTAGVMGGFAVTGNNTGVTDDYFNVTGNDSVELINNKKKIMWYPQKSAFLGGEIHVGSVDSVGENSVALGFRSIAMGNWSQAFGYKSKALGTYSTAIGFEAESDTNSFALGYSAKATGNDAFALGEASAEGNNSYAFGSPGKLLNGSLTERPKATGEYSYAFGSGTVSSGDGAFSIGVQDTSSGDFSVAIGYISKATDRGSVAIGSNLVSSGWYSFASGYYSIASGSRSVAMGYGSTASGYSSFAAGRFNEASGSYSTAFGRLDTASGYASTVFGIENTASGFYSTVFGQENKGTGYNVTSMGYCTTAQSYASLVIGQFNVVTGTTTSWESAEPLFVAGNGTSETVTHNAMTLYKDGYLNINDAYTFPNADGTIGQVLQTNGSGTVSWVGTSSFGNDNLGNHSATQDLDMNAHDVTDVRRIITQSSNDYDKLRVWGSSSYTIGMRSAMSLGYLNDYAMTFTMNTDADRGWVWRDVGDAQTDGAMSLTTDGRLYVKSTASFNGDVGIGITAPTQKLQVVGNVYASGGDFYAASGNGVINCGGGIMNASVNVIGDNTTTMGYAGADDDLYIREVLEVDGACYKTGTGTWTVQSDKRLKKDIREYKDGLNQILKINPVFFKYNEKAGVSGNKEYIGIIAQDIKDIAPYTVELTPFKKVEIEDESGKVVRVEWDGEEYYTFDPSALTFMLINGIKEQQTQIEEQNNKIENLERQIQELKDLISK